A window of Desertibacillus haloalkaliphilus contains these coding sequences:
- a CDS encoding ABC transporter permease — MVEISNTSMLFLLIFVLIPVSLSYLYSLQLGRSIIWSSFRGVIQLFLIGYVLTFLFDLPPLQGIPLMLGVMIMVATFHAGKKGQGLPYIRSVIFTIIVAVEAMVLTMWLSFEMISFTPEQVIPMSGMIIGNSMIAIGLALERMGHQFKESYDKIISALSLGAHPKQATQPIVQKVVKAAMIPNIDGLKTVGLVQLPGMMTGLILGGVPPLEAIRYQIVISLSIFVCVSVSAMLVSVIIYRFFFNKHMQLIRLGHEEG; from the coding sequence ATGGTTGAGATCTCGAACACTTCAATGTTATTCTTACTCATTTTTGTGCTGATTCCTGTTTCTTTATCTTATCTTTATTCCTTACAATTAGGGCGCTCGATCATTTGGTCATCCTTTAGAGGTGTCATTCAACTCTTTCTTATCGGCTATGTGTTAACGTTTTTGTTTGATCTACCACCGTTACAAGGGATTCCCCTTATGCTAGGCGTCATGATTATGGTCGCAACGTTTCATGCCGGTAAAAAAGGACAAGGTCTACCATATATTCGCAGTGTTATTTTTACTATTATTGTTGCAGTCGAAGCGATGGTGCTCACGATGTGGCTTTCATTTGAAATGATTTCCTTTACTCCTGAACAAGTGATCCCGATGAGTGGAATGATCATTGGAAATAGTATGATTGCCATTGGGCTTGCTTTAGAACGTATGGGGCATCAATTCAAAGAAAGTTATGATAAAATTATTTCAGCACTATCTTTAGGTGCACATCCGAAACAAGCGACCCAACCGATTGTTCAAAAAGTTGTTAAAGCGGCGATGATTCCGAATATTGATGGTTTAAAAACAGTAGGTTTGGTACAACTCCCTGGAATGATGACAGGTTTGATACTTGGAGGGGTGCCACCTCTCGAAGCGATTCGTTATCAGATTGTTATCTCTCTTAGTATTTTCGTTTGTGTATCGGTTAGTGCTATGCTTGTGAGTGTTATTATTTATCGTTTCTTTTTTAACAAACATATGCAGCTGATTCGTTTGGGTCATGAAGAAGGTTGA